The stretch of DNA ACAGGCGTTCTTTCATGCAGACCTTCGGCGCAAAAGTTATTCCAAGTCCAAGCAATCTTACAAACAGCGGAAGGGTGATATTGGCTAAAGATCCAAATTCCTCGGGCAGTTTAGGTATTGCAATTAGTGAAGCAGTAGAAGATGCTGCAACTCATGAAGATACAAACTACTCCCTTGGAAGCGTATTGAACCATGTATGCCTGCACCAAACAGTTATTGGATTGGAAGCGAAAAAGCAAATGGAAATGATTGATGAATATCCGGATGTAATTTTTGCCTGCTGCGGTGGAGGAAGCAACTTTGCCGGAATTGCCTTCCCGTTTTTAATGGATAAGTTTAACGGTAGAAAAGTAAGGGCAGTAGCTGTAGAGCCTACTGCGTGTCCAAGCCTTACAAAGGGAATTTTTGCTTTTGATTACGGTGATACTGCAAAACTGGCTCCTATTGCTAAAATGTATACACTTGGCCATGATTTTGTGCCTGCAGGCATACATGCAGGAGGTTTAAGGTATCATGGTGCATCACCAATAGTAAGCCAGCTTTATCATGATGGAATTATTGAAGCTGTGGCCTATGGGCAAAGGGCTGTTTTTGATGCCGCTGTAATGTTTGCAAGGGCAGAGGGAATAGTGCCTGCTCCCGAATCGGCGCATGCCATAAAGGCAGCAATAGATGAAGCGTTAAGAGCGAAAGAAGCGGGCGAAGAAAGGGTAATACTTTTTAATTTAAGCGGACACGGTTATTTTGATATGGCAGCATATGACTATTACTTTAGCGGACAAATGGAGGATGTAGAATATTCGGAACAAAGCGTGAAAGAAAGCATAAAAAATCTGCCTAAAGTAGAAGAATGAATTTGCCTTAAATATAAGCGTTATTATTTTTACGATTGCATATAATTGTTAGCTATAAGTACCTGCTTTTTGCCGTATACCCTGTGTGGAATAGGGTAAGAGAATTAAAGCAGGTACTTTTTTATTAAAACACTTTACTAAAACAGTTAATATAAGAGATAATAATTAATATGAGATAATCCGGAGAAAGGGGATAATCCGGAGAAGATTCTATAACAAAGGAGGATTTAATGATAATGAAATGTGATATAAGGGATTTGTCGCTTGCTCAAAAAGGTAAATTGCGTATAGAGTGGGCAGAGCAGCAGATGCCGGTATTGAAGCTGATAAGGGAAAGGTTTGCAAAAGAAAAACCTCTTGAGGGAAGGAAAATGTCATGCTGCCTGCATGTAACGACAGAAACCGCAAATCTTGTAAGAACACTAAAAGAAGGCGGTGCCGATGTGGTGTTATGCGCATCTAATCCTCTTTCCACCCAGGATGATGTGGCCGCATCCCTTGTTGCAGACTACGGGATACCCGTATTTGCAATAAAGGGCGAGGACAGGGATACCTATTATAAGCACCTGGTTGCAGCGATAGAGCATGGGCCGGGTATCACGCAAGATGATGGAGCAGACCTTGTAGGATTGCTTCACAAGGACTACAAGGATA from Bacillota bacterium encodes:
- a CDS encoding TrpB-like pyridoxal phosphate-dependent enzyme is translated as MRRNNVTKVILKETDIPKQWYNIVADMPNKPAPYYSPQTGKIATPDDMLVIFPKELIMQEVSTERWIDIPEEVRDMYAQWRPSPLYRARALEKLLDTTARIYYKYEGINATGSHKLNTSVPQAYYNKASGIKRLSTETGAGQWGSALSLACSRFGMDCTVYMVKVSYEQKPYRRSFMQTFGAKVIPSPSNLTNSGRVILAKDPNSSGSLGIAISEAVEDAATHEDTNYSLGSVLNHVCLHQTVIGLEAKKQMEMIDEYPDVIFACCGGGSNFAGIAFPFLMDKFNGRKVRAVAVEPTACPSLTKGIFAFDYGDTAKLAPIAKMYTLGHDFVPAGIHAGGLRYHGASPIVSQLYHDGIIEAVAYGQRAVFDAAVMFARAEGIVPAPESAHAIKAAIDEALRAKEAGEERVILFNLSGHGYFDMAAYDYYFSGQMEDVEYSEQSVKESIKNLPKVEE